Proteins from a genomic interval of Corvus moneduloides isolate bCorMon1 chromosome 6, bCorMon1.pri, whole genome shotgun sequence:
- the PTPMT1 gene encoding phosphatidylglycerophosphatase and protein-tyrosine phosphatase 1 isoform X2 yields the protein MGVVEALGAGAARLLFYPSLLYTVARARLPGFRRPWFHRIDEVVLLGALPLRGRIRREWEAMGVEQLRLSTVDLTGVPTLENLHKGVEFILRHRACGNSVYVHCKAGRSRSATMVAAYLIQLHHWSPWQAIEAIAKIRPHILVRHKQVQVLEKFHRNMITGRTA from the exons aTGGGGGTGGTGGAGGCGCTGGGCGCCGGCGCGGCGCGGCTGCTCTTCTACCCATCGCTGCTGTACACGGTAGCGCGGGCGCGGCTGCCCGGGTTCCGCCGGCCCTGGTTCCACCGCATCGACGAAGTCGTGCTGCTCGGGGCGCTGCCGCTGCGGGGCCGCATTCGCAGG GAATGGGAGGCAATGGGAGTGGAGCAACTGCGTCTCAGCACTGTGGATCTAACTGGAGTCCCCACCTTGGAAAACCTGCACAAGGGCGTGGAGTTCATCCTGAGACACCGAGCCTGCGGTAACAGCGTCTATGTGCACTGCAAGGCAGGGCGCTCCCGCAGTGCCACCATGGTGGCAGCATACTTAATTCAG CTGCATCACTGGAGCCCTTGGCAAGCAATAGAAGCCATTGCCAAGATTCGTCCCCACATCCTTGTTCGACACAAACAAGTCCAGGTCCTGGAAAAATTTCACAGGAACATGATCACTGGGAGAACTGCATAA
- the PTPMT1 gene encoding phosphatidylglycerophosphatase and protein-tyrosine phosphatase 1 isoform X1 — translation MGVVEALGAGAARLLFYPSLLYTVARARLPGFRRPWFHRIDEVVLLGALPLRGRIRRLVAEENVRGVVTLTEDYETRFLCFSPQEWEAMGVEQLRLSTVDLTGVPTLENLHKGVEFILRHRACGNSVYVHCKAGRSRSATMVAAYLIQLHHWSPWQAIEAIAKIRPHILVRHKQVQVLEKFHRNMITGRTA, via the exons aTGGGGGTGGTGGAGGCGCTGGGCGCCGGCGCGGCGCGGCTGCTCTTCTACCCATCGCTGCTGTACACGGTAGCGCGGGCGCGGCTGCCCGGGTTCCGCCGGCCCTGGTTCCACCGCATCGACGAAGTCGTGCTGCTCGGGGCGCTGCCGCTGCGGGGCCGCATTCGCAGG CTGGTGGCGGAGGAGAACGTGCGCGGTGTGGTCACACTCACCGAGGACTACGAGACCCGGTTCCTCTGTTTTTCCCCGCAG GAATGGGAGGCAATGGGAGTGGAGCAACTGCGTCTCAGCACTGTGGATCTAACTGGAGTCCCCACCTTGGAAAACCTGCACAAGGGCGTGGAGTTCATCCTGAGACACCGAGCCTGCGGTAACAGCGTCTATGTGCACTGCAAGGCAGGGCGCTCCCGCAGTGCCACCATGGTGGCAGCATACTTAATTCAG CTGCATCACTGGAGCCCTTGGCAAGCAATAGAAGCCATTGCCAAGATTCGTCCCCACATCCTTGTTCGACACAAACAAGTCCAGGTCCTGGAAAAATTTCACAGGAACATGATCACTGGGAGAACTGCATAA
- the KBTBD4 gene encoding kelch repeat and BTB domain-containing protein 4 isoform X2, protein MDSSEETGGSSAEENYFVNYTFTDRSHSGRVAQGIMKLCLEDELFADVTISVEGKEFQLHRLVLSAQSCFFRSMFTSNLKEAHNRVIELQDVSESVFQLLVDYIYHGTVKLRAEELQETYEVADMYQLTALFEECSRFLARTVQVRNCLQVMWLADQHSDMELYTAAKHCAKSHLSQLQETEEFLHLPLRLLTDILTDGVPCSQNPAVAIETWINFNKEERAGFSETLRSSLKVIGENVHIYLIGKESSRTHSLAVSLHCADDDSISVSGQNSLCHQITAACKHGSDLYVVGGSIPRRMWKCNNATIDWEWCAPLPRDRLQHTLVSVPSKDAIYSLGGKTLQDTLSNAVIYYRVRDNVWTETSQLEVAVSGAAGVNLNGVIYLLGGEENDLDFFTKPSRLIQCYDTNTEKCHVKPYVLPFAGRMHAAVHKDVVFVVAEGDSLLCYNPLLDSFTRLCLPDAWSSVPCLWKIASCNGSIYVFRDRYKKGDANTFKLNPATSVVTVTSGIKVLLTNLQFVLA, encoded by the exons ATGGACTCATCAGAAGAGACTGGAGGCTcctctgcagaagaaaactaCTTTGTGAACTACACCTTCACCGACCGCTCCCACTCAGGCCGTGTGGCCCAGGGTATTATGAAATTATGCTTGGAGGATGAGCTCTTTGCTGATGTTACAATATCAGTGGAAGGCAAAGAATTCCAGCTGCACCGTTTGGTCCTctcagctcagagctgcttttttcGTTCTATGTTCACTTCCAACCTAAAGGAGGCCCACAACCGGGTGATTGAGCTGCAGGACGTTAGCGAGAGTGTCTTTCAGCTCCTTGTGGACTATATTTACCATGGAACTGtaaagctgagggcagaggaGTTGCAGGAAACCTATGAAGTGGCAGACATGTACCAGCTGACTGCCCTTTTTGAAGAGTGCTCCCGTTTTCTGGCCCGTACAGTGCAGGTTAGAAACTGTCTGCAGGTCATGTGGTTGGCAGATCAACACAGTGACATGGAGCTCTACACAGCTGCCAAACACTGTGCAAAGTCACATTTGTCTCAGCtgcaggagacagaggagtTCCTACACCTGCCTCTCCGCCTACTGACAGACATCCTTACAG ATGGCGTTCCATGTTCTCAGAATCCAGCAGTTGCCATAGAAACCTGGATCAACTTCAACAAGGAGGAGCGAGCGGGCTTTTCAGAGACTCTTCGATCGAGTCTGAAG GTGATTGGAGAAAATGTTCACATCTATCTGATTGGAAAGGAGTCATCACGTACACATTCGCTCGCTGTCTCTCTGCACTGTGCTGATGATGACTCCATAAGTGTGAGTGGCCAGAACAGCCTGTGTCACCAGATCACTGCAGCCTGCAAGCATGGTAGTGACCTGTATGTCGTTGGTGGCTCCATTCCACGACGCATGTGGAAATGCAACAATGCGACTATAGACTGGGAATGGTGTGCTCCTCTGCCCCGTGACCGGCTCCAGCACACCCTCGTCTCCGTGCCAAGCAAGGATGCAATATATTCACTGGGGGGGAAAACTCTACAGGACACTCTCTCTAATGCTGTCATATATTACAGAGTACGAGACAACGTGTGGACAGAGACCAGCCAATTGGAAGTGGCAgtctctggagctgcaggggtaAACCTTAATGGTGTCATTTACCTGCTGGGTGGGGAGGAAAATGACTTAGACTTCTTCACCAAGCCGTCTCGGCTCATTCAGTGCTATGATACCAACACAGAGAAATGCCACGTGAAGCCATACGTACTGCCTTTCGCAGGGCGCATGCACGCTGCTGTGCACAAGGATGTGGTGTTCGTTGTGGCCGAGGGGGATTCACTGCTCTGCTACAATCCCCTACTGGATAGCTTCACCCGGCTATGCCTCCCGGATGCCTGGAGCTCAGTACCATGCCTCTGGAAAATTGCCAGCTGCAATGGCAGCATCTATGTCTTTCGCGACCGCTATAAAAAGGGTGATGCAAATACTTTTAAACTTAACCCAGCCACTTCTGTTGTAACAGTCACGAGCGGCATCAAAGTGTTGCTCACTAACCTGCAGTTTGTCCTGGCCTAA
- the KBTBD4 gene encoding kelch repeat and BTB domain-containing protein 4 isoform X1, translating to MKGSAADCWRSDLCSTMDSSEETGGSSAEENYFVNYTFTDRSHSGRVAQGIMKLCLEDELFADVTISVEGKEFQLHRLVLSAQSCFFRSMFTSNLKEAHNRVIELQDVSESVFQLLVDYIYHGTVKLRAEELQETYEVADMYQLTALFEECSRFLARTVQVRNCLQVMWLADQHSDMELYTAAKHCAKSHLSQLQETEEFLHLPLRLLTDILTDGVPCSQNPAVAIETWINFNKEERAGFSETLRSSLKVIGENVHIYLIGKESSRTHSLAVSLHCADDDSISVSGQNSLCHQITAACKHGSDLYVVGGSIPRRMWKCNNATIDWEWCAPLPRDRLQHTLVSVPSKDAIYSLGGKTLQDTLSNAVIYYRVRDNVWTETSQLEVAVSGAAGVNLNGVIYLLGGEENDLDFFTKPSRLIQCYDTNTEKCHVKPYVLPFAGRMHAAVHKDVVFVVAEGDSLLCYNPLLDSFTRLCLPDAWSSVPCLWKIASCNGSIYVFRDRYKKGDANTFKLNPATSVVTVTSGIKVLLTNLQFVLA from the exons ATGAAGGGAAGCGCCGCAG ATTGCTGGAGGTCTGATTTGTGCAGCACCATGGACTCATCAGAAGAGACTGGAGGCTcctctgcagaagaaaactaCTTTGTGAACTACACCTTCACCGACCGCTCCCACTCAGGCCGTGTGGCCCAGGGTATTATGAAATTATGCTTGGAGGATGAGCTCTTTGCTGATGTTACAATATCAGTGGAAGGCAAAGAATTCCAGCTGCACCGTTTGGTCCTctcagctcagagctgcttttttcGTTCTATGTTCACTTCCAACCTAAAGGAGGCCCACAACCGGGTGATTGAGCTGCAGGACGTTAGCGAGAGTGTCTTTCAGCTCCTTGTGGACTATATTTACCATGGAACTGtaaagctgagggcagaggaGTTGCAGGAAACCTATGAAGTGGCAGACATGTACCAGCTGACTGCCCTTTTTGAAGAGTGCTCCCGTTTTCTGGCCCGTACAGTGCAGGTTAGAAACTGTCTGCAGGTCATGTGGTTGGCAGATCAACACAGTGACATGGAGCTCTACACAGCTGCCAAACACTGTGCAAAGTCACATTTGTCTCAGCtgcaggagacagaggagtTCCTACACCTGCCTCTCCGCCTACTGACAGACATCCTTACAG ATGGCGTTCCATGTTCTCAGAATCCAGCAGTTGCCATAGAAACCTGGATCAACTTCAACAAGGAGGAGCGAGCGGGCTTTTCAGAGACTCTTCGATCGAGTCTGAAG GTGATTGGAGAAAATGTTCACATCTATCTGATTGGAAAGGAGTCATCACGTACACATTCGCTCGCTGTCTCTCTGCACTGTGCTGATGATGACTCCATAAGTGTGAGTGGCCAGAACAGCCTGTGTCACCAGATCACTGCAGCCTGCAAGCATGGTAGTGACCTGTATGTCGTTGGTGGCTCCATTCCACGACGCATGTGGAAATGCAACAATGCGACTATAGACTGGGAATGGTGTGCTCCTCTGCCCCGTGACCGGCTCCAGCACACCCTCGTCTCCGTGCCAAGCAAGGATGCAATATATTCACTGGGGGGGAAAACTCTACAGGACACTCTCTCTAATGCTGTCATATATTACAGAGTACGAGACAACGTGTGGACAGAGACCAGCCAATTGGAAGTGGCAgtctctggagctgcaggggtaAACCTTAATGGTGTCATTTACCTGCTGGGTGGGGAGGAAAATGACTTAGACTTCTTCACCAAGCCGTCTCGGCTCATTCAGTGCTATGATACCAACACAGAGAAATGCCACGTGAAGCCATACGTACTGCCTTTCGCAGGGCGCATGCACGCTGCTGTGCACAAGGATGTGGTGTTCGTTGTGGCCGAGGGGGATTCACTGCTCTGCTACAATCCCCTACTGGATAGCTTCACCCGGCTATGCCTCCCGGATGCCTGGAGCTCAGTACCATGCCTCTGGAAAATTGCCAGCTGCAATGGCAGCATCTATGTCTTTCGCGACCGCTATAAAAAGGGTGATGCAAATACTTTTAAACTTAACCCAGCCACTTCTGTTGTAACAGTCACGAGCGGCATCAAAGTGTTGCTCACTAACCTGCAGTTTGTCCTGGCCTAA
- the NDUFS3 gene encoding NADH dehydrogenase [ubiquinone] iron-sulfur protein 3, mitochondrial: MWAAAARGLARAALRAGAAPAAARARLAGSSAADTRPTVRPKNEVEQKQLCAFGEYVAEILPKYIQQVQVTCFNELELLIHPDGIIPVLTFLRDHTNAQFKSLADLTAVDVPSRQYRFEIVYNLLSLRFNSRIRVKTYTDELTPVDSAVSVHKAANWYEREVWDMYGVFFANHPDLRRILTDYGFEGHPFRKDFPLSGYVEVRYDDEVKRVVAEPVELAQEFRKFDLNSPWEAFPAYRPAPEPPKIEAGAKKEDAK; this comes from the exons ATgtgggcggcggcggctcgggGCCTGGCGCGGGCCGCGCTGCGAG CTGGCGCGGCACCGGCGGCGGCACGGGCCCGGCTGGCGGGGAGCTCCGCCGCGGACACTCGCC CTACTGTCAGACCAAAAAATGAAGTAGAACAGAAGCAGCTATGTGCTTTTGGGGAGTATGTGGCTGAGATTCTGCCCAAGTATATCCAGCAAGTACAG GTGACGTGTTTCAATGAGCTGGAACTTCTGATCCATCCGGATGGGATCATTCCTGTCCTGACCTTCCTTCGTGACCACACCAATGCCCAGTTCAAATCCTTGGCTGACTTGACTGCTGTTGATGTCCCGTCTCGGCAGTACCGCTTTGAG ATTGTGTACAACCTGCTGTCCCTGCGGTTCAACAGCCGCATCCGTGTGAAGACGTACACCGATGAGCTGACACCTGTTGAttcagcagtgtctgtgcaCAAGGCAGCAAATTGGTATGAAAGAGAg GTTTGGGACATGTATGGTGTTTTCTTTGCCAACCATCCTGATCTAAGGCGAATCCTCACAGATTATGGGTTTGAGGGCCATCCATTCCGGAAGGACTTCCCACTCTCTGGTTATGTGGAG GTGCGGTATGATGATGAAGTCAAACGGGTGGTGGCAGAGCCTGTGGAGCTAGCTCAGGAATTTCGCAAGTTCGATCTGAATAGCCCGTGGGAGGCATTTCCTGCCTATCGTCCAGCTCCAGAACCCCCGAAAATAGAAGCAGGAGCAAAGAAAGAAGATGCCAAATAG